The genomic region CGTTCCAACTGCTCGCGGGCCTGCATCCAGCTTGCCTGCCGGGACAGCCTTTCGTTCGCGGTGACGATCTGTTGGTGCTGGTAGCGTATGGCGCTCTCGTATTCCAGGGTTGTGGTGCGGACGAATTCTTCCTGCATGACGATTTGCGCCCTGGTCTGGCGGATCTGTGCCTGCAGGTTCTCCATCCTGCCCTGCAGTTCCGTGCCGCGCTGGTCGCGCAGCAACATCCTGCGGGCGATCTGGTTGATCAGCGCGGCACGCTCATTGGCCAGCGCCTGCAGGATCTGCTGCTGGGTCTGGCCCTTGCTGGTGGTGGTATCTGTGTTGATGACCAGCAACGGCGTGCCGGCTTCGACCTTCGCCCCGTCATGGACGGCGAGCGATTCCACGCTGCCGGCGGCGGGCGTCGGGATCTGCATCAACCCCGCGCCCGGAAGCATCACGCCATGCAGCTCCACGCGGCGGGCATGCGTCCCGAACGCCACGAAGGCGGTCGCCGCGGCGACCAGGACGATGGAACCGAAGCTGGACAGGAAGCCAGGCACCCCGAGCCCGACCGAAGGCTGACCGAGCCAGTCCGTTCTGTGTGCCTCGATTGATTCGGGACGGAACAGAGAGACCCTGGGGGCGGTACCCGAGGACGCGGGGGCGGGAAGCGTGCCGGTGGCGCCCGTCAAATGTCCCATATTCGTCCACGCTTGGTTTCAAACAACGCAGGCATTCCTTTTAAGGAAGAAATTGCCATGTTTTCTTGCGGTGATAAGCAGCCTCGTTCAGCCAATCGTTTGCAAAAATAATCCACAGAGCAATCAGCGGATCATGTTGAAAGGATTTATTTCAGAGGCCTCTACACCAGATGTGAGGCAATGACCATATCACGATGTCTTCCGCGCCAGTCATTTCGGAAACTCACCGGGCGCGCCGTGTGGGTATAGATGAATACCCTTATACAGTCTAAAGCTTTCTCTGCAAAATCTCAAACATTACAAGTTCAATCACAGATATTTGACCTATTGACCGTGAGGTTAATTCGAATATTTAAGTTATACTATTACGATGTAACCGTTGAATTATGGCAATGATCTTGCAATTCTGCGATGCATTTGGCTGCGCCAGTTTGCCGGGCTTCGGGAGAAGGCTTGTGCGGCGGGTGCCGACTGATCAGCCGGGAGGGGATGGAAACAGCCGGCCCGGCTCGTGCAGATAGGGTGGACTGGTTGGGATGAGGCGCCGGGCCAGGGGGCGGTGGAGATTCGCTTGAATCACCATCGTCGCCGATCACACCGCTTTGGTGAGCCGTCTGCGGCTGACTGCCGACGGCCACGAGACCCCGCTGCTTCAGTGCGGCATTATGGAGCTGCCGCCACGAGCGAAATCAGCCTTGTACTCCTGCCGGGCTTCTGGCAGGAAAGGGTTGGGATCATTGCAGGTGGCTGGCCATGGCGCAACATTTCCTGCTTTCCGCGGCGGCACGCTCGCTCAGTACGGCGAAGGTCATGCGCATGTCGGATAGCGGCGTGGTGAACGTGTTCGTGCGCCTCCGCTGGCCTGAAACCGACGGCAAGCCGGTCTGCCCTGGCTGCGGCTGCATGATCTGCTACGCCTGCCCGAGATCACCGGACCGGCCGCGCTGGCGTTGCAAAGCGTGCCGCGGCGATTTCTCCATTACTTCGGGGACGCTGTTTGCGCACCACAAGCTGCCGTTGCGCACCTATCTGCTGGCCGTCGTCGCGTTCTGCAACGAGGTCAAGGGCCACAGCATGCTCGCGCTCTCCCGTGAGCTCGATGTCCAGTACAAGACGGCATTCGTCCTGGCGCACAAAATGCGCGAGGCAATGGCGTCCAGCACGAAGGCGTTGCGCATCGGCGGTGCAGGACGTGAGGTCGAGCTCGACGGCGCCTATTTCGGCGGCCATGTCCGGCCAGCCAATCTAGCGGCGAACCGGGTCGACCGGCGACTCGCCGAGAACCAGTCGGGCAAGCGCCAGGTCGTCGTGGTGATGCGCGAACGCCGCGGCCCCACGCTGGTGCAGGTGGTGCCGGCCGAGGAAGCTGTGCTGCCGATCATTTCCCAGCGGATCGCCCAAGCCACCGAGCTGCATGCCGACGAGAGCCCGGCCTGGAACAGGCTGCATGCCCACTTTCCGATGCGGCGTGTCAACCACCAGGAGGGCTATAGCATCGGGGGCGCCTGCACCAACGGCGCGGAGTCCTATTTTTCCCGTCTGCGCCGCAGCGAGCTGGGGCACCACCACCACATCGCCGGGCCGTATCTCCTCCGCTATGCCCAGGAAGCCGCCTGGCGGGAAGACGCGCGGCGCGTCAGCAACGGCGAGCAGGTGCATGGGGTGGTCCGCCTGGCTTTGCGGGGCCGGCCATCGATCGACTTCTGCGGCTATTGGCAGCGTTCCCGGGCGGCCTGACGTACCCGCCATCTGACCACGCCGGCGGTCTCGACCCGCTCGATCGTGTCCTTGGCGCGGTTGAGCGATGCCAGAACGGTCTTCTGGATCAAGGCGTGCTGGCAATCGTCGCTGAGCGAAATGCTCTTCAGCTCCGTCATCCGCTCGACCACCTCGCGCGTCGTCATCGGCTGCGGCGCATCGCGCAGCACGTCGTAGATCAGCCGAAGGCATTCACCAGGGCGGAACCAGGCATTGCATCGCCGCCGCTGTCGAGGGCCGATCTCCTCGGGCCGGGTTTCCGGATCGAACAGCCGCATGGTGACATCGAGATGCATCAGGGCAGCGCGGTGCTCGCCCAGCTCCCGCTCCAGGCCTTTCACCAGCCCCGCCAACTCGGAGCGCTTGTCACGCAATACACGGATGACATGCTGCTCGGCCACCGCCACTCTCCTTCCGCATACCAGTGGGACGAGAGTAGATAGCCGATCTCAGAACGCGAACCGGCCAGCGGTGGCTTGTGCTACATGATACCGCTTCAGTGCGTGGGATCGTGGCGGTTGCGAGGGCGAGTGGCAGGAGGTTGTCGCGCAGCAGCCATCCGCTGATCGCGAGCACGCAGCAAGCATACTGGCGAGGCTCGTCTCTGCCATTGGCGGCAATGGTGGAATACCCTGCCGTTGCTGCGCCCGATCACGTAAGAGGCATTCGGGGCGCCATCGGTGAAGGCCAGGATCTCGTTCTTCTCGATGGTGGGCACGGCGGCGGGATACCGCTTCCAGGTGCGGGAATCCGACGCCACCCCATGCTTCATCAGATGCCATTCACACAGTAGCTTCATCGGATTGGTCAGGGCGGCCGTAACCGGGGCAAAACCGCGGGTAGCAGGCTGATCAGGCAGGCTGACCGCGGCAGCGGATGAGGTCAGCGAGGGGGGGAATGACTGGCGCGTTGGGCACGCCGAGCCTGGCGCCGAGATAGTCCCAGAAGGAGACGCAGAGCTTCTTGTAGGTCTTTCCGAGCCCGAGGAAGGCGTCGCGGCAGTTGCGCCCGGTGTCGGTCTTGGTGCCGCCGCTGACCTGGCGCTTGGTCACCTGGCAGCGGATGTCGTTCTCCGACCCGTTGGTGTGGAGCGGGATCTCGGGGTGATCGAGCACCATCAGCAACTCGGCCTTGTTGGCGTGCAGCCGCTGCAGCAGGCGATCGAGCGTGGCAAAGCCGGTGGTGCGCAGGAAGATACGATCGAAGTGGGCTCGTAGCTCGCTGCGCCGGCGTGGGGTTGGATCGCGGCGGTAGGCCTTCAGATCGGCATAGTACCACCAGATCAGACTGCGGACGATCTGCTGGGCGGCGCGCTGTTGGTCGGTGAACGTCTCCAGCTTGTGCACCAGCCGCTCGGCATGGATCCAACACAGGGCGTGCTGGCCGACGTTGAACTGGCCAGCGTCGTCACTGACGATCACCGCCTCATTGAGAAATCCATGCGCGGCGATGGCACCCCGGAGCGCCCCCTCGGTGGCCACACGCACCGGGTCGGGAGTCACCTGGAGGCCGGTGATGCCCAGTTGCTCCAGATGGTGCTGCCACGCAGCCTCATCGGTAAACTGCCGCTGCGGATGTCCGACCAGTTGCTGGATCGTCGGTCCGGCCAGGTTATGCTCGCGCATGTATTCCAGCGCCGCCTGGTTGATCACGTAATCCGTGTGGCCGGCGCACAGCAGCTCGAGGAAGTTCATCCGGCTCTTGCTGCCGGTGGTGCCGAACCAGGCAAAATCGTCGTTGCCGATCTGCGTGCACACCGCATTGGCACCGCGGTGGCGCGCTCCGGTGTCGTCCACCGTGATCCAGGACGCCGTCTCCAGTCCCGCCCGCAGCACCTCCCGGGTCTCGGTCAGAAACGCGTCCTGCCCCTCGATCAGCAGCCGCATGACCTGCCGCTTGGAGATGCTGACCCCGACCGCCTGCAACTGAGCCACCAGCCGCTCCACGGTAACCTGGCCCTGGTGATACTGCATCAGCACATAGCGGCGCAGCTCCGGCCCGAAATGGCCGCGGATGCCCTCGGGCAGCGGCGCCACGATCGTCTCGCCCGCCGGGGTCACCCAGCGTTCGCGCCGATAGCGCACCACCCGCGCCGTGAGTACCAGATCCTGCATCTGGTAGGATTCGTAGCCCTTGAACTGCGACCCCGCCGGCGCCGTCACCCGGATCACCTGGGTTTCAACTGTCACCCGTGGCGTCACCGGGCCGCGGCCACGGCGCTTGCTCCGCTTGCCAGCGCGCTTCGCCTCGGTCGCCTTCTCCATGCCGCTCGGCTTGATCACCGGCCGGCCCTTCAGCCCCTTCAGCCGGGCAATCTCGTCCCGGAGCGCCAGCACCAACTGCTTCAGTTCAGCCACCTCGCCTCGCAGGGCCGTCACTTCGGCTTCCAGCTCGGCGCGCGGCATCTCAGAGGGATTAGGAGGCGCTGACATCGCCCCAGCGAATCGTACTTGGCCGCTTCGGGGAAGGCCCAAAATCAGCCACCGCCCGGGGTTATGCCCCGGTTACGGGCGGCCGTGCTGATCTGCTGTGCCCCACATCTGCTGTGCCCCACAGGTCCTGTGGCGTCTCGATCACCGGCCCGTGCTTCTCGAACACCCCCTCGTGCTGGGCCGGGTCGATGACAGCGCTGCGGGGCGCGGATGGCTCCCGGAGGATCGTGACCTTCTTGCGCGGGGAGAGCCGGGCGGCGGTGCCACCATGCCCGCCGCGGCGCGCAGCAGGCGGCGCTGCGGCAGGTCGGTCCGTTGGGGGGATGGTGAGGCCGGCGGGGGGGGGCTGGAACAACGCCTGGGCGCTAATTTACTTTTTTATATAGTTTATAATTGGATTGTGCATAAAAATCACGTTAAAAGTGTTTGATCCCGGGGCGCGGGTGGCATGAACCCGGCAACCATCGATGCCGGGTTCATGCGGTGTCAATGGCCGTTGGTGCCATCGAAGCAAAGCATGGTCTGTAAAGTCCTGCAAAATATATGTTCATAAAATACTTATATATTACGAGATTGGTTATATATTTATTAAAATTATTTTGGAAATTTCCGACCATAGCCAATAAAACTTATAATAACTGATAAATATATCGATAACGTTTCAGAATATTGTTATTTTTTGACTTCGAATCATGGCGTTGGTGTGCCCCTATGGGTTCCTGTCTTCCGTGTGCCCCTTTCCCATGTGAGGGCCTTTCTGGTAAGGGTGGGTGCCATGTGTGTCATCCTCACTGACGCTGCAGGCTTCATCGGCCACCATGTCATGACCGGCGCTGCTCGCGTCGGGGGGAGTGTCGTTAGCATCGACCGCGTGAACGCCTGCTACGTGTTCGCCTGAAGCATGCGCGCCTGTGCGATCGGCCCGGATTCGGCTTTCATTGTGTCGGCATTGCCAGCCTGGCGCCGGTCCGGCAGGGCTTTGGTACGAATTCGCAACCAATGCATCTCGTGCGTTTCGCGGCACGTGTCGATTGAGGGATGATATATGGGCGTGCCAGATGAGGGGGCGACGGATTTTTTATTCTGTCGGGTGAGCTTTCTATCCGAGAGCGCCTGCCTGTTTTTGCCGAAAGCTGATGTGTCGCCGGGTGTCAGGCATTTTCGAAACTGCACAGAATTTTGGATCGATCCGCTGTCTATGGTAAGGAAAATAACTAATCTTCGCTGGGTTTGCTTTCGCTTGGACACTTGAGGCGCAACAGTAAATGAACACAAAAAATGATAAAATGGTATCTGCCATTGTCGCAATAATGCGGAATGAAGGCCGATATATACTTGAATGGGTTGCATATCACCGCGCAATCGGTTTCGATAAAATTGTTATATATGATAATGAAAGTACAGATAATACTAGTGCTTTATGCAAAAGACTTATGGAATCAGGTGTCATAGAATATCGTTTTTGGAGTGATCCATCGAATGATAGCCGTAATGGGCCTCAGATACTTGCTTATGAACATGCGGCTGCAACCATAAATGCAGATTGGTTCGCTTTTTTAGATGCAGATGAGTTTCTTGTACTTGAGAGTTACGATTCTGTCCGGGATTTGATTTCTCGGGCCGGTAGTCGGGGGATGCCAATTGCGCTGAACTGGAAAATTTTTGGTTCATCCGGTTGCTTGCATGCGTCGGATGATCTTGTGATGGACCGATTCACGCGCTGTGGAACGCCCGACATTCACGTCAATGCCCATATCAAGACGCTTGGGCCTGCGACAATCCTGCGGGACGGGGCTCGTGTCCATATACATGGCTGGGTCCTCGATAAGACCAGGCATTTTTACGTGGACGCCCAGGGCGAGACAGTGGACGTCGAAGGATGCACGTTCGTTTATCCGCCAAGGTGGAAGGGGGCGCTGGTAAATCATTACATTGTAAAATCTTCTGAGGAGTTTGCGGAAAAACAAAGACGTGGATCAGCATCAAAACCCCCTGGAGATCCAAATAAATACTCCAGGACACAACAGTACTTTCAAATGTACGATCGCAATGAATCCGAGGATCTAACGATAATGCGTTTCCGTGCGGCGGTTATTGAGGAGCTGAATTATCTGCGTGGTTTGATGTCGCCAACGACTCCTGTAGCTTAATGATCCGGCTTGGGATGTCTTGGATCAGGCGGCGTAGCGGAATGTGGGGTGGCGGAAGTAGCTTCGGATGCGGGCTGGCAGCCTGGAAAGCCTGCGCATGTGGCCGATGAGGTTGCGTTTCAGCGCCTCCCGGCTGCGGGTCGGTACCTTGCGCGGAATGGCCTGCTTGATGTCGGCGTTCAATCCCTCGTCCGGATTGAGCTCTGGGCTGTAGGCGGGCAGGTGGAACACCTCGATCTGGGAACGCCGTCCCGCCAGCCAGTCCTGCACAGCCCGGCCGCGGTGGACGGGCAGACGGTCGAGGATGAGGAACACCTTGCCCCCGGTATCGCGGATCAGGCGCTCAAGGAAGGTGATCAGCAGGGCGGCGGTGATGCCACGGTCGAGCACCATCCAGCGCAGTTCGCCCTTGTTGGTCATCGCCGAGATCAGGCCGACATTGGC from Rhodovastum atsumiense harbors:
- a CDS encoding glycosyltransferase family 2 protein, translating into MNTKNDKMVSAIVAIMRNEGRYILEWVAYHRAIGFDKIVIYDNESTDNTSALCKRLMESGVIEYRFWSDPSNDSRNGPQILAYEHAAATINADWFAFLDADEFLVLESYDSVRDLISRAGSRGMPIALNWKIFGSSGCLHASDDLVMDRFTRCGTPDIHVNAHIKTLGPATILRDGARVHIHGWVLDKTRHFYVDAQGETVDVEGCTFVYPPRWKGALVNHYIVKSSEEFAEKQRRGSASKPPGDPNKYSRTQQYFQMYDRNESEDLTIMRFRAAVIEELNYLRGLMSPTTPVA
- a CDS encoding IS1595 family transposase produces the protein MAQHFLLSAAARSLSTAKVMRMSDSGVVNVFVRLRWPETDGKPVCPGCGCMICYACPRSPDRPRWRCKACRGDFSITSGTLFAHHKLPLRTYLLAVVAFCNEVKGHSMLALSRELDVQYKTAFVLAHKMREAMASSTKALRIGGAGREVELDGAYFGGHVRPANLAANRVDRRLAENQSGKRQVVVVMRERRGPTLVQVVPAEEAVLPIISQRIAQATELHADESPAWNRLHAHFPMRRVNHQEGYSIGGACTNGAESYFSRLRRSELGHHHHIAGPYLLRYAQEAAWREDARRVSNGEQVHGVVRLALRGRPSIDFCGYWQRSRAA
- a CDS encoding HlyD family secretion protein, which codes for MGHLTGATGTLPAPASSGTAPRVSLFRPESIEAHRTDWLGQPSVGLGVPGFLSSFGSIVLVAAATAFVAFGTHARRVELHGVMLPGAGLMQIPTPAAGSVESLAVHDGAKVEAGTPLLVINTDTTTSKGQTQQQILQALANERAALINQIARRMLLRDQRGTELQGRMENLQAQIRQTRAQIVMQEEFVRTTTLEYESAIRYQHQQIVTANERLSRQASWMQAREQLERSRGELLRLDGQLIETQAALASNDLQANNDTDAMRSKISDIDQQLLNTEMRRSIEIRAPRPGTVTAIAARIGQTVPAGTRLLTLLPTQSAMQAELLAPSSAIGFLRPGQTVKLRYTAFPYQRFGEYAGTVTEVSRAALQPEELRTIMPGLSPGEPGKTYFRVVVAPARQDVTVGGHPQPLQASMQVDATVLLEERPLYQLILQPLYDLRGS
- a CDS encoding IS66 family transposase, which translates into the protein MSAPPNPSEMPRAELEAEVTALRGEVAELKQLVLALRDEIARLKGLKGRPVIKPSGMEKATEAKRAGKRSKRRGRGPVTPRVTVETQVIRVTAPAGSQFKGYESYQMQDLVLTARVVRYRRERWVTPAGETIVAPLPEGIRGHFGPELRRYVLMQYHQGQVTVERLVAQLQAVGVSISKRQVMRLLIEGQDAFLTETREVLRAGLETASWITVDDTGARHRGANAVCTQIGNDDFAWFGTTGSKSRMNFLELLCAGHTDYVINQAALEYMREHNLAGPTIQQLVGHPQRQFTDEAAWQHHLEQLGITGLQVTPDPVRVATEGALRGAIAAHGFLNEAVIVSDDAGQFNVGQHALCWIHAERLVHKLETFTDQQRAAQQIVRSLIWWYYADLKAYRRDPTPRRRSELRAHFDRIFLRTTGFATLDRLLQRLHANKAELLMVLDHPEIPLHTNGSENDIRCQVTKRQVSGGTKTDTGRNCRDAFLGLGKTYKKLCVSFWDYLGARLGVPNAPVIPPLADLIRCRGQPA